One Sander vitreus isolate 19-12246 chromosome 23, sanVit1, whole genome shotgun sequence DNA window includes the following coding sequences:
- the LOC144512208 gene encoding mitogen-activated protein kinase 12-like isoform X2, protein MAVRSRTGFYRQEVNKTVWEVPERYRDLKQVGTGAYGTVCSAWDRRMGTQVAIKKLHRPFQSKLFAKRAYRELRLLKHMKHENVIGLMDVFTAEIALDRLRDFYLVMPFMGTDLGKLMKLERLSEDRVQFLVYQMLRGLKYIHSAGIIHRDLKPGNLAINPDCELKILDFGLARQANAEMTGYVVTRWYRAPEVILNWMHYTQTVDIWSAGCIMAEMLLGKPLFKGSDHLDQLREIMKITGTPAADFVVKLQSQDAKNYIRSLPKVPKKDLLSLFSKASSNVCVLEKMLLLDPEQRVSASEALELPFFSEFRDAEEETEALPYDQTMDNTDLPLDQWKRHTFTEILTFRPPRDSRETSL, encoded by the exons ATGGCTGTGCGGTCCAGGACGGGCTTCTACCGGCAGGAGGTCAACAAAACCGTGTGGGAGGTTCCGGAGAGGTACCGGGACCTGAAGCAGGTCGGAACAGGAGCCTATGGGACTGTGTG TTCAGCATGGGACCGCCGGATGGGGACGCAGGTTGCCATCAAGAAACTTCATCGGCCCTTCCAGTCCAAACTTTTTGCCAAAAGGGCGTACAGAGAGTTGCGACTCCTCAAACACATGaagcatgaaaat GTCATTGGGCTGATGGATGTTTTCACTGCTGAGATTGCATTGGACCGCTTGCGTGACTT TTACCTGGTGATGCCATTCATGGGCACTGACCTTGGCAAACTGATGAAGCTGGAGAGATTATCAGAAGACAGGGTGCAGTTCCTCGTCTATCAAATGCTGAGAGGGCTCAAG tATATCCACTCTGCAGGGATCATCCACAGG GACCTCAAACCTGGAAATTTAGCCATTAACCCGGACTGTGAGCTAAAG ATTCTTGATTTTGGCTTGGCGAGGCAGGCCAACGCAGAAATGACCGGCTACGTCGTGACACGCTGGTACCGAGCACCCGAGGTTATCCTCAACTGGATGCACTACACACAAACCG TGGATATTTGGTCGGCGGGTTGTATTATGGCAGAGATGCTGCTGGGAAAGCCGCTGTTCAAAGGAAGCGATC ACCTGGACCAGCTCAGAGAAATCATGAAGATTACAGGAACCCCAGCTGCTGACTTTGTTGTGAAGCTACAGAGCCAAGAT GCCAAAAACTACATCAGAAGTCTaccaaaagtgccaaaaaaagatttgctctctcttttctccaaaGCTAGCTCAAATG tgtgtgtctTGGAAAAGATGCTGCTCTTGGACCCTGAGCAGAGAGTGAGTGCCTCGGAGGCGCTCGAGCTGCCTTTCTTCAGCGAGTTCAGAGATGCCGAGGAGGAGACTGAGGCGCTGCCCTATGATCAGACCATGGACAACACAGACCTGCCGCTGGACCAGTGGAAAC gTCACACTTTCACAGAGATACTGACCTTCAGGCCACCCAGGGACTCCAGAGAGACATCACTTTaa
- the atp23 gene encoding mitochondrial inner membrane protease ATP23 homolog, giving the protein MDQSKQEEEYGYNLFPERNTGNNRGKSIAQSLFTFNHKCQVMLHFAMETSPYAKLLLSAMRSSGCKVLKERHFSCEDCDGTVSGGFDAESSQIVLCQNNIHQQSHMNRVVTHELIHAFDHCRAHVDWFNNFRHLACSEIRAANLSGDCSFSNEVSRFNFGLKQHHQECVRGRALRSILAVRKISREEAEKIVDEVFHTCFNDHEPFGRIPHGKKDAGFAYRDYENRDRYYANL; this is encoded by the exons ATGGACCAGTCTAAACAAGAGGAGGAATATGGATACAATTTATTCCCGGAGAGAAACACGGGGAATAACAGGGGGAAATCCATCGCGCAGAGCCTGTTCACTTTCAACCACAAGTGTCAGGTTATGTTGCACTTCGCAATGGAAACTA GTCCGTATGCCAAACTCCTCCTCAGTGCCATGAGAAGTTCCGGATG CAAAGTGTTGAAAGAGCGCCATTTCTCGTGTGAGGACTGTGACGGGACGGTCAGCGGTGGCTTTGACGCAGAGTCTTCTCAA ATCGTTTTGTGTCAGAACAACATCCACCAGCAGTCCCACATGAACCGAGTGGTCACACATGAGCTCATTCATGCCTTTGACCACTGCCGCGCCCACGTGGACTGGTTCAACAACTTCAGACATCTAGCTTGTTCTGAG ATTCGGGCAGCTAACCTCAGCGGAGACTGCTCCTTTAGCAATGAAGTATCCAGATTCAACTTCGGCTTGAAGCAGCATCATCAG GAGTGCGTCAGAGGCCGTGCCCTTCGATCCATCCTAGCTGTGAGGAAAATTAGCCGTGAGGAGGCGGAGAAAATAGTGGATGAAGTCTTTCACACGTGTTTCAACGACCACGAACCGTTTGGACGAATCCCGCACGGCAAGAAGGATGCTGGCTTTGCCTACAGAGATTATGAGAACAGAGATCGATATTATGCAAACCTTTAG
- the rpap3 gene encoding RNA polymerase II-associated protein 3 has translation MSGGNKAIELQLQMRQNAEDLQRFMTELGSWEEDIKKKDEELRTGGLPEAQKKLPPVRNKDYKTKMRERKKKKKEPTGNGDAKAEEPSEASRIKAYDYRSWDKFDVDKALTEMDKEESPAESNESDSEEATADQEKALAEKEKGNAFFKDGKYDEAIECYTRGMCADPYNPVLPTNRATSFFRLKKYAVAESDCNLAIALDSNYFKAYARRGAARFALKKYESALEDHEMVLKLDPGNAEAQNEVKKIKETLGDQAPAVSSEAAQPQETPTADPEQQRLMEEQQRRQEAALQKDRGNAYFKEGRYEAAVECYSRGMEADSMNVLLPANRAMAFIKLEKYKEAEEDCTKAISLDGTYSKAFHRRATARVALGKLEEAKQDFHEVLKLEPGNKQALNELQKLQIDVASSGLLQTPNGTQRRTVQPIDKPTHLRSTKPLRRIDIEEVSGKVTVSETESGGSKSLIQEVTREAGDQSSPLSTSPSAKMIKMEEQAEVPSHSSEQVPASRQTEQPEQGEMVPPAAEASVSPSSTVDELPSPPTNSFKLEADIRTIGNQPEVIYRYLRQIKPEAYATIFHSSLEPDILNQILRTLHGFYIKNEAPAVTLEILGSLASVRRFDMAVMFLSSPEKKVLKELFDFLHQAELEGSSVTALQKKYGV, from the exons ATGTCCGGGGGAAACAAAGCCATTGAGTTACAGCTTCAGATGCGGCAAAATGCGGAGGATCTGCAGCGCTTCATGACGGAGCTGGGGAGCTGGGAGGAAGACATCAAGAAGAAGGACGAGGAGCTGAGGACGGGAGGACTTCCGGAGGCCCAG AAGAAGCTCCCACCTGTGCGCAACAAAGACTACAAAACAAAGATGAGggaaaggaagaagaagaagaaggagccAACAGGCAATGGTGACGCAAAGGCAGAGGAGCCCAGTGAAGCCTCGAGGATAAAAGCATACGACTATAGATCATGGGACAAGTTTGACGTG GACAAAGCTTTGACAGAGATGGATAAGGAGGAAAGTCCTGCAGAGTCAAATGAGTCCGACTCTGAGGAAGCTACAGCTGATCAGGAGAAAGCGCTGGCTGAGAAAGAAAAG GGTAACGCATTTTTCAAAGATGGGAAGTACGACGAGGCTATTGAGTGTTACACCAGAGGGATGTGTGCAGATCCTTACAACCCTGTGCTTCCCACAAACCGAGCCACCTCCTTCTTCAGACTCAAAAA GTATGCTGTGGCAGAGTCCGACTGCAACTTGGCTATAGCTCTGGACAGCAACTACTTCAAAGCGTACGCACGAAGAGGAGCAGCACGGTTCGCACTGAAGAAATATGAATCTGCATTAGAAG ATCATGAGATGGTTCTCAAGCTTGACCCCGGGAACGCAGAAGCACagaatgaagtaaaaaaaatcaaagag ACTCTCGGAGATCAGGCACCAGCCGTCTCGAGTGAAGCCGCACAGCCACAGGAGACTCCCACAGCGGACCCCGAGCAGCAGAGGCTGATGGAGGAACAGCAGAGACGACAGGAGGCGGCTTTACAAAAAGACAGA GGGAATGCTTATTTCAAAGAGGGGCGGTATGAAGCAGCTGTTGAGTGCTACAGCAGAGGCATGGAGGCGGACAGCATGAACGTCTTACTGCCCGCCAACAGAGCCATGGCCTTCATCAAGCTGGAGAA GTAtaaggaggcagaggaggacTGCACCAAAGCCATTTCTCTGGACGGTACTTACTCCAAGGCTTTCCACCGTCGTGCCACCGCCAGAGTGGCTTTAGGGAAACTGGAGGAGGCCAAACAAG attttCATGAGGTGTTGAAACTGGAACCAGGGAACAAGCAGGCCCTGAATGAGCTCCAGAAACTCCAGATT GACGTGGCTTCCAGCGGCCTTCTCCAAACACCCAACGGCACACAGAGGAGAACAGTTCAGCCAATAGACAAACCAACACATCTGCGGTCAACT AAACCTCTGAGGAGGATCGATATTGAGGAAGTGAGTGGAAAGGTGACCGTGTCCGAGACGGAGTCAGGCGGGTCCAAGTCCCTCATCCAGGAAGTGACGAGGGAGGCCGGGGACCAATCCTCTCCGCTGTCGACCTCGCCCAGCGCCAAGATGATCAAGATGGAGGAGCAAGCAGAAGTCCCCTCACACTCGTCTGAGCA AGTCCCTGCTAGCAGACAGACGGAACAACCCGAGCAGGGGGAAATGGTTCCTCCTGCTGCTGAAGCATCAGTCAGCCCCTCCTCCACAGTAGATGAGCTGCCTTCTCCACCCACCAACAGCTTCAAGCTGGAGGCCGACATCCGCACCATCGGAAACCAGCCTGAAGTGATATACAGATATCTGAGG CAAATCAAGCCCGAGGCGTACGCAACCATTTTCCACAGCTCCCTGGAGCCTGATATTCTCAATCAGATCCTGAGGACGCTGCATGGTTTCTATATAAA GAATGAAGCCCCGGCCGTCACGCTGGAGATCCTGGGGAGTCTAGCGAGCGTGAGGCGCTTCGACATGGCTGTCATGTTCCTGTCGTCCCCGGAGAAGAAAG TGCTTAAAGAACTGTTTGACTTCCTCCACCAAGCGGAGCTGGAGGGATCATCTGTCACAGCTTTACAGAAGAAGTACGGTGTGTGA
- the LOC144512208 gene encoding mitogen-activated protein kinase 12-like isoform X1 gives MAVRSRTGFYRQEVNKTVWEVPERYRDLKQVGTGAYGTVCSAWDRRMGTQVAIKKLHRPFQSKLFAKRAYRELRLLKHMKHENVIGLMDVFTAEIALDRLRDFYLVMPFMGTDLGKLMKLERLSEDRVQFLVYQMLRGLKYIHSAGIIHRDLKPGNLAINPDCELKILDFGLARQANAEMTGYVVTRWYRAPEVILNWMHYTQTVDIWSAGCIMAEMLLGKPLFKGSDHLDQLREIMKITGTPAADFVVKLQSQDAKNYIRSLPKVPKKDLLSLFSKASSNAVCVLEKMLLLDPEQRVSASEALELPFFSEFRDAEEETEALPYDQTMDNTDLPLDQWKRHTFTEILTFRPPRDSRETSL, from the exons ATGGCTGTGCGGTCCAGGACGGGCTTCTACCGGCAGGAGGTCAACAAAACCGTGTGGGAGGTTCCGGAGAGGTACCGGGACCTGAAGCAGGTCGGAACAGGAGCCTATGGGACTGTGTG TTCAGCATGGGACCGCCGGATGGGGACGCAGGTTGCCATCAAGAAACTTCATCGGCCCTTCCAGTCCAAACTTTTTGCCAAAAGGGCGTACAGAGAGTTGCGACTCCTCAAACACATGaagcatgaaaat GTCATTGGGCTGATGGATGTTTTCACTGCTGAGATTGCATTGGACCGCTTGCGTGACTT TTACCTGGTGATGCCATTCATGGGCACTGACCTTGGCAAACTGATGAAGCTGGAGAGATTATCAGAAGACAGGGTGCAGTTCCTCGTCTATCAAATGCTGAGAGGGCTCAAG tATATCCACTCTGCAGGGATCATCCACAGG GACCTCAAACCTGGAAATTTAGCCATTAACCCGGACTGTGAGCTAAAG ATTCTTGATTTTGGCTTGGCGAGGCAGGCCAACGCAGAAATGACCGGCTACGTCGTGACACGCTGGTACCGAGCACCCGAGGTTATCCTCAACTGGATGCACTACACACAAACCG TGGATATTTGGTCGGCGGGTTGTATTATGGCAGAGATGCTGCTGGGAAAGCCGCTGTTCAAAGGAAGCGATC ACCTGGACCAGCTCAGAGAAATCATGAAGATTACAGGAACCCCAGCTGCTGACTTTGTTGTGAAGCTACAGAGCCAAGAT GCCAAAAACTACATCAGAAGTCTaccaaaagtgccaaaaaaagatttgctctctcttttctccaaaGCTAGCTCAAATG cagtgtgtgtctTGGAAAAGATGCTGCTCTTGGACCCTGAGCAGAGAGTGAGTGCCTCGGAGGCGCTCGAGCTGCCTTTCTTCAGCGAGTTCAGAGATGCCGAGGAGGAGACTGAGGCGCTGCCCTATGATCAGACCATGGACAACACAGACCTGCCGCTGGACCAGTGGAAAC gTCACACTTTCACAGAGATACTGACCTTCAGGCCACCCAGGGACTCCAGAGAGACATCACTTTaa
- the LOC144537721 gene encoding hemicentin-1-like, which yields MDPHSACLLLFLTCLAGFSASETENSGTMGEISYGPSSLEINGVDVVSVGIPYGFQCTAECYPDCRYSWTRGNETTQGPELSLQLLQRVPTQTLTCTVVNPATGRSASVQKTLQVTAGPSNIQISGPAFLTAGAASIFTCSADCYPSCSYSWTIVWEREPISTAQGNTIPVTPAASTVLSESLICEAQDTISHLYISTTVSLPVASTSDISIIGDNTVTMGKQYMFICQATCVPSCNFAWQYMGKTLYGDQIQIPILHQGEKTKFASHLQITFSDYSKIEPLTCEATNVLTDTTITSTIDLTVIDPISVSPSSQTPLPVAGKSFSLQCVGSQNPGSITWLKNKQPMAASERVLFSPDNTAVTFSPLLQADEGLYQCVVAEGGEPIQSVDYKMQVDYGPSSVVISGLDVMTVGIAYDFQCSASCHPTCQFTWTRGNVTYQGSNLRLHFKELLPIQNLTCTALNPATGISVTAQKTLLVIAGPSNVQISGPAFLTAGVASNFTCSADCYPSCSYSWTAGWEWETFSTAQGNTISVTPPASFFGSETLICKAQDTASNLYIYRARQLQVASLFNINIAGDSAVAIGKTYTYTCYVTCTPSCVFTWTFMGKTYEGNQLQITVSDYPKTGPLTCEATNNVSHATISATKNLTVIDPFSVRPSSQALPVAGKPFSLQCVGPQDPASITWLKNGRQMPASDIVHFSHDNATITFSSLLREDEGVYKCLVVETGNLTTNTLVAVKDGTPNPVFWLPDASNIWAR from the exons ATGGATCCTCACTCCGCCTGTCTGCTGCTGTTTCTCACCTGCCTGGCAG GATTTTCTGCCAGTGAAACTGAGAACAGTGGAACTATGGGGGAAATTTCAT ACGGGCCATCCTCCCTGGAGATTAACGGGGTGGATGTAGTGTCTGTGGGAATCCCATATGGTTTCCAGTGCACAGCGGAATGCTACCCGGACTGCAGGTACAGCTGGACCAGAGGTAATGAGACCACTCAGGGGCCTGAGCTgagcctgcagctgctgcagagagTGCCAACGCAGACCCTGACCTGCACAGTGGTCAACCCTGCAACAGGGAGGTCTGCCTCTGTCCAAAAGACGCTGCAAGTGACAG CTGGACCATCAAACATACAGATCAGCGGTCCAGCCTTTCTGACTGCAGGTGCTGCATCCATCTTTACCTGCTCAGCTGACTGCTACCCGTCCTGCAGCTACTCATGGACCATTGTCTGGGAACGGGAGCCGATCAGTACTGCACAGGGCAACACCATTCCTGTCACTCCAGCTGCCAGTACTGTCCTTAGTGAAAGTCTGATCTGTGAGGCTCAGGATACCATCTCACATCTGTACATCTCCACGACTGTGTCACTACCGGTGGCAA GCACATCTGACATCAGCATTATTGGTGACAATACAGTGACGATGGGAAAGCAGTACATGTTCATATGCCAAGCCACGTGCGTCCCGTCCTGCAACTTTGCGTGGCAGTACATGGGGAAGACTCTCTATGGGGACCAGATCCAGATACCCATCCTGCATCAGGGGGAGAAGACAAAGTTTGCCAGTCACCTGCAGATCACTTTCAGTGACTACTCTAAAATTGAGCCTCTGACCTGCGAGGCAACAAATGTTTTGACTGACACCACCATCACCTCCACTATAGACCTCACAGTCATCG ACCCCATCTCAGTGAGCCCTAGCTCCCAGACCCCTCTGCCAGTGGCAGGCAagtctttctctctgcagtgtGTTGGCTCTCAGAACCCAGGCTCCATCACATGGCTGAAGAACAAACAGCCAATGGCAGCATCTGAACGAGTGCTTTTCTCCCCTGACAACACCGCAGTTACCTTCAGTCCTCTCCTGCAGGCAGATGAAGGTTTATACCAATGTGTGGTGGCAGAGGGGGGGGAGCCCATCCAGTCTGTTGACTACAAGATGCAAGTTGACT ACGGGCCGTCTTCAGTGGTGATCAGTGGGCTCGATGTAATGACTGTAGGAATAGCGTATGATTTCCAGTGCTCAGCCAGCTGTCACCCAACATGCCAGTTCACCTGGACCAGGGGTAATGTGACCTATCAAGGCTCCAATCTCCGCTTGCATTTTAAGGAACTACTGCCAATACAAAACCTGACCTGCACTGCACTCAATCCAGCTACAGGAATATCAGTCACTGCACAAAAGACGCTGCTAGTGATAG CTGGACCATCAAACGTACAGATCAGCGGTCCAGCCTTTCTGACTGCAGGAGTTGCTTCCAACTTTACCTGCTCAGCTGACTGCTACCCGTCCTGCAGCTACTCCTGGACCGCTGGCTGGGAATGGGAGACATTCAGTACTGCACAGGGCAACACCATTTCTGTCACTCCACCTGCTAGTTTTTTTGGCTCTGAAACTCTGATCTGTAAGGCCCAGGACACCGCCTCAAATCTCTACATCTATAGGGCTCGGCAGCTGCAGGTGGCAA GTTTATTCAACATTAACATCGCTGGTGACAGTGCCGTGGCAATTGGAAAAACGTACACATACACGTGCTACGTCACATGTACTCCGTCCTGTGTGTTCACTTGGACGTTCATGGGGAAGACTTACGAGGGCAATCAGCTGCAGATCACGGTTAGTGACTACCCTAAAACTGGGCCTCTGACCTGTGAGGCAACCAACAATGTGTCTCATGCCACTATCAGCGCCACCAAGAACCTCACTGTCATTG ACCCATTCTCAGTGCGTCCCAGCTCCCAGGCCCTGCCGGTTGCAGGCAAGCCTTTCTCTCTGCAGTGTGTTGGCCCCCAGGATCCAGCCTCCATCACATGGCTCAAGAACGGACGGCAAATGCCAGCCTCTGACATAGTGCATTTCTCACATGACAACGCCACAATCACCTTCAGCTCTCTCTTGCGAGAGGATGAAGGGGTATACAAATGTTTGGTAGTGGAGACTGGGAACCTAACTACCAACACATTGGTAGCAGTTAAGGATGGAACCCCCAATCCTGTCTTTTGGCTACCTGATGCAAGTAATAT ATGGGCCAGATGA
- the LOC144512208 gene encoding mitogen-activated protein kinase 12-like isoform X3 produces the protein MAVRSRTGFYRQEVNKTVWEVPERYRDLKQVGTGAYGTVCSAWDRRMGTQVAIKKLHRPFQSKLFAKRAYRELRLLKHMKHENVIGLMDVFTAEIALDRLRDFYLVMPFMGTDLGKLMKLERLSEDRVQFLVYQMLRGLKYIHSAGIIHRDLKPGNLAINPDCELKILDFGLARQANAEMTGYVVTRWYRAPEVILNWMHYTQTVDIWSAGCIMAEMLLGKPLFKGSDHLDQLREIMKITGTPAADFVVKLQSQDAKNYIRSLPKVPKKDLLSLFSKASSNAVCVLEKMLLLDPEQRVSASEALELPFFSEFRDAEEETEALPYDQTMDNTDLPLDQWKLKIKCTIIGPDYVTVGVPSSFECFSNCLMMKTACSYSMSLDGQIAQGKGNVLVFTVNSWVEALTVTCTATVEDTGITATTTKKLQVLAGPANVSITGPDLMNPSVSHTYSCHAYCRPSCIYAWKTDKGPWIGGQGNVISITPREMDNSKMLICKATNSVSGLFDTATRNIAVASGPSEVQIKGPNVIDIAKKYKFVCTAECLPSCRYVLSVDSQTVRGNMIEIALDYLLQSVTLRCEAQNTASRRTATAVKTVQIAGSDGNLSTRPEGTLAVLLLALIISGAFTLM, from the exons ATGGCTGTGCGGTCCAGGACGGGCTTCTACCGGCAGGAGGTCAACAAAACCGTGTGGGAGGTTCCGGAGAGGTACCGGGACCTGAAGCAGGTCGGAACAGGAGCCTATGGGACTGTGTG TTCAGCATGGGACCGCCGGATGGGGACGCAGGTTGCCATCAAGAAACTTCATCGGCCCTTCCAGTCCAAACTTTTTGCCAAAAGGGCGTACAGAGAGTTGCGACTCCTCAAACACATGaagcatgaaaat GTCATTGGGCTGATGGATGTTTTCACTGCTGAGATTGCATTGGACCGCTTGCGTGACTT TTACCTGGTGATGCCATTCATGGGCACTGACCTTGGCAAACTGATGAAGCTGGAGAGATTATCAGAAGACAGGGTGCAGTTCCTCGTCTATCAAATGCTGAGAGGGCTCAAG tATATCCACTCTGCAGGGATCATCCACAGG GACCTCAAACCTGGAAATTTAGCCATTAACCCGGACTGTGAGCTAAAG ATTCTTGATTTTGGCTTGGCGAGGCAGGCCAACGCAGAAATGACCGGCTACGTCGTGACACGCTGGTACCGAGCACCCGAGGTTATCCTCAACTGGATGCACTACACACAAACCG TGGATATTTGGTCGGCGGGTTGTATTATGGCAGAGATGCTGCTGGGAAAGCCGCTGTTCAAAGGAAGCGATC ACCTGGACCAGCTCAGAGAAATCATGAAGATTACAGGAACCCCAGCTGCTGACTTTGTTGTGAAGCTACAGAGCCAAGAT GCCAAAAACTACATCAGAAGTCTaccaaaagtgccaaaaaaagatttgctctctcttttctccaaaGCTAGCTCAAATG cagtgtgtgtctTGGAAAAGATGCTGCTCTTGGACCCTGAGCAGAGAGTGAGTGCCTCGGAGGCGCTCGAGCTGCCTTTCTTCAGCGAGTTCAGAGATGCCGAGGAGGAGACTGAGGCGCTGCCCTATGATCAGACCATGGACAACACAGACCTGCCGCTGGACCAGTGGAAAC TGAAAATCAAGTGTACAATTATTGGTCCGGACTACGTCACTGTGGGTGTGCCAAGCAGCTTCGAGTGTTTTTCCAACTGCCTAATGATGAAAACTGCATGTAGCTATTCTATGTCTTTGGATGGACAGATTGCCCAGGGTAAGGGCAATGTGCTAGTCTTCACTGTTAACAGTTGGGTGGAGGCCTTAACAGTGACATGTACAGCCACAGTTGAAGATACAGGGATAACTGCAACGACAACAAAGAAACTGCAAGTGTTAG CTGGACCTGCCAATGTTTCCATCACAGGCCCCGATCTAATGAATccatcagtgagccacaccTACAGTTGCCATGCCTACTGTCGGCCATCTTGTATCTACGCCTGGAAGACAGATAAAGGCCCATGGATAGGTGGTCAAGGGAATGTTATTTCAATCACTCCTCGGGAGATGGACAACTCCAAAATGCTCATCTGCAAAGCTACCAATAGTGTGTCTGGGCTGTTTGACACAGCTACTCGAAACATAGCTGTGGCCT CTGGTCCATCTGAGGTTCAGATCAAAGGCCCCAACGTAATAGACATTGCAAAAAAGTACAAGTTTGTGTGCACTGCTGAATGTCTGCCTTCTTGTCGCTACGTGTTGTCTGTGGACAGCCAGACTGTGAGGGGCAACATGATTGAGATAGCGTTGGATTATCTGCTTCAATCTGTCACTCTCAGGTGTGAGGCACAAAACACAGCTTCAAGGAGGACAGCTACAGCCGTCAAGACTGTACAAATAGCAG GGTCAGATGGCAACCTGTCCACTCGTCCTGAAGGGACCTTagctgtgctgctgctggcctTAATCATTTCTGGTGCCTTCACACTGATGTGA